TTATATCCTCGTTAGCGGGGGCAATATCGCCACCATGTTCAGCGGCAAAAAGCTGATTGTTCCGCTTGGGCGGATGAATATCGACGCGAGCAATAAAACCGTGCACGTTAACGTGCTGTTAGACCAGCTTTGGGATTTTCCAACGTATGATTCGCTTGATGACCCGGACCTTAAAGACGAGGTCGAGGAATTTTGGAAGGCGAGCGAGACGCATGTGCTGGTGGAAGATGTGACGCTATCATATCCGGCGGCTATGGAATCGCCGCCGCCGGAGCCGCCGGAGGTTGAATCGTCCAAGCAGCCGGCGCATAACCCGCTTATAGCGGCGGGCTTAGAATTCCCGCTTCCGGAAAGCATCGTTAACCGTGCGGTTGCGCATATCGATGAAGAGCTCAAGGCGGAAGAGGAACCCGGCGCCGAGCGGTCGAAACAAGAGAATGAAGGAAAGCCGGGGGGGCAAGCCGCGTAGGATGGCCGGTTAATGTAACGTGTTCCAAAGTATTAAACTAATAGGCGGACATATGTCCGCCTATTAGAACCACCACCGATACCTAAGGCTATACTTCCAACTTCTCTAAGCGATCGTATATGATGCCGACATTTCGTAGGAAGTAGGCAACATCAAAGAGTTCATCGAGTTCTCTATCACTTAAGAGCTTCGTAGCTTCGGGGTCGTTCTTGAGGAGGATTTTTAAGTCGCCCTCACCGCGCCATGTAGCCATGGCGTTTCGCTGCACGATTGCATAGGCTTCTTCCCTGGCAAGCCCCTTCTCGACGAGCGCGAGAAGCACGCGCGATGAGAAGATCAACCCGCCGGTGCGGTCCATATTTTGCTGCATATTCTCCGGATAGACCAGGAGCCCTTCGAGCAGCCATTTGAGCTTGTTCAACATGTAATCAAGAAGCGTGGTGCTGTCCGGGATGATGACGCGCTCGACGGATGAATGGCTGATGTCGCGCTCGTGCCAAAGCGCTACGTCTTCAAGCGCGGCAACGCTGTTACCGCGAATAACGCGGGCTAAACCGGTCAGACGCTCGCCGATAATCGGGTTGCGTTTATGCGGCATCGCCGACGACCCTTTTTGCCCCACGGCAAACGGCTCTTCGACCTCACGTGTATCGGTCTTTTGCAAACCCCTCAGCTCAACCGCAATTTTTTCGATTGTCGCCGCGGTAATGGCAAACGCGCTCATGTATTCGGCGTGCCGGTCGCGCTGGAGCACCTGGGTGGACACCGGTGCGGGCGTCAAGCCGAGACGTTCGCACACGTACTCCTCGACAAACGGGTCGATGTTCGAATAGGTACCGACTGCCCCTGAGAGCTTGCCGACTGAAATTACCGCTTTGGCGCGCTCGAGACGGTTTAGGTTGCGATGCATCTCAAATGCCCAGTTGGCAAATTTGAGACCGAAGCTCATCGGCTCGGCATGGATGCCGTGCGTGCGCCCCACGCTGACTACGTCGCGATATTTAAACGCCTGCGTTTTCAGAACGCCAAGCACCTCGCGAACGTCGTCTATGAGGATATCGATAGCGTCGCGCATCAGTACCGAAAGACCGGTGTCGACAACATCAGAAGAGGTCAAGCCGTAATGCACATAGCGCGAGGCCGGGCCGATGTTTTCAGCTAAATTGGTCGTGAACGCGATGACGTCATGGTGCACCTCGGCCTCGATGGCTTCGATGCGGTCGACGGAAAACGCGGCTTTTACCCTAATCTCGTCGAGCGCCTCCTGCGGCACGATGCCCAGCTGCACATGCGCTTCGGTTGCGAGGATCTCGATCTGCAACCAGGTTTCAAATTTGTTCTGTAAACTCCAGATATCCCGCATGCGTGGAAACGAATACCGTTCTATCATGTCTTTAAGCCTTCTTCCTTGGAAATTTAGCCAGCCTTAAGCCTCGACAGCGCGAAGCGCAATGTCGTTTCGGTAGTGAATCCCGTCAAAGTGAATTTTTTCTACCGCAGCATATGCCCTGTCCCTCGCTTCTTTAAAATCAGCGCCGATTGCGCTCACATTCATCACACGACCGCCGCTGGTTACTATATCGCCGCTATCATTCAAGCGCGTGCCCGCATGAAATACCTGCACTCCCGGCACGGTAGCCGCTTCTTCAAGACCGTTGATTTCATATCCGGTGCTATAGTCACCGGGATAACCGCCGGATGCAAGAACAACCGACACGCACACATCTTTGGTCCAGGTTAACGTAACACCGGAGAGGTCGCTGTTCGCTACGGCGAGCATCGGCTCAAGCAAATCGCTCTTGAGGCGCGGTAGAATCGCCTGGGTTTCCGGATCACCGAAGCGCACGTTAAACTCGATAACTTTCGGGCCGGAATCGGTCAGCATTAAACCGGCATAAAGGATACCTTTATACTCGATACCTTCGGCAGCCATGCCCCGTATAGTCGGGCGAAGGATTGTTTCAACTATCTTTTTATAGAGCCCCGGTGTCACAACCGGCACCGGCGAATACGAACCCATACCGCCGGTATTGGGGCCTTCATCGTTATCGAACGCCCGCTTATAATCCTGCGCCGGCGCCATCGGAATTACATCCTTACCGTCGCTAAAGGCCAGCACTGAGAGCTCTTGACCCGAGAGATGCTCCTCGATGAGAACGGTTTGACCCGCCGGGCCAAACGCGCGCTCGACCAGGCAGCTGCGAACCGCAGCGCGCGCCGCGTCCATGTCCGGCGCTATGATGACGCCTTTGCCCGCGGCCAGACCGTCGGCTTTGATGACGTACGGAGCGGGAAACGTTTCAAGGTAAGCAACCGCACGGCCGTAATCGTTAAAGAGCATGGCGTCCCCGGTCGGGATGCCGTATTTTTTCATGATCTCTTTAGCAAACCCTTTGCTGCCCTCCAGCTGTGCCGCTTTCGCGCTTGGACCGAAGACCTTCAACCCCCGGCGCATAAATATATCGGCGATGCCGGCGACAAGCGGGGCTTCGGGGCCGACTACTGTTAGGCCGACCGCCTGGTCCTGGGCAAAACCGGCAAGTGCGTCGAGGTCATTGATATCGATTTTGACGCACTCGGCATCCTGGACGATACCACCGTTACCCGGTATGCAAAAAATTCGTTCGACCTGCGGGCTTTGTTTGAGTTTCCATACCAGGGCGTGTTCTCGCCCACCACTGCCGATAACCAGTATTTTCAACGTCTCACGTCTCCTTTGTTCGGTTTTTATGCATTGCTCGCTCACGCAAAAGATGCGACAATTTTGGCAATCAAATAAGGTGCCGATTTGTCTTCGGATGTGGTTCACACCCACTAATTGTACGAAAAACCGCTCCTAGCTGCAATAAAAGCAGGTTCGCGGGCTTAGCGAGAACATGCGGGCTTACTAAAAAAGCACTAGTTGAGCAGTTAAAAAAGCACTAAGAAGGGGTAGAATTCTTACGAAGCTGCTATAATAAGAG
This portion of the Candidatus Aquicultor sp. genome encodes:
- the purB gene encoding adenylosuccinate lyase, translated to MIERYSFPRMRDIWSLQNKFETWLQIEILATEAHVQLGIVPQEALDEIRVKAAFSVDRIEAIEAEVHHDVIAFTTNLAENIGPASRYVHYGLTSSDVVDTGLSVLMRDAIDILIDDVREVLGVLKTQAFKYRDVVSVGRTHGIHAEPMSFGLKFANWAFEMHRNLNRLERAKAVISVGKLSGAVGTYSNIDPFVEEYVCERLGLTPAPVSTQVLQRDRHAEYMSAFAITAATIEKIAVELRGLQKTDTREVEEPFAVGQKGSSAMPHKRNPIIGERLTGLARVIRGNSVAALEDVALWHERDISHSSVERVIIPDSTTLLDYMLNKLKWLLEGLLVYPENMQQNMDRTGGLIFSSRVLLALVEKGLAREEAYAIVQRNAMATWRGEGDLKILLKNDPEATKLLSDRELDELFDVAYFLRNVGIIYDRLEKLEV
- a CDS encoding PRC-barrel domain-containing protein, with product MSFKRFSYIEAEMRVAPQIADLRGYQAFDSAGKFIGTVDDLLVDASDNTMADYILVSGGNIATMFSGKKLIVPLGRMNIDASNKTVHVNVLLDQLWDFPTYDSLDDPDLKDEVEEFWKASETHVLVEDVTLSYPAAMESPPPEPPEVESSKQPAHNPLIAAGLEFPLPESIVNRAVAHIDEELKAEEEPGAERSKQENEGKPGGQAA
- the purD gene encoding phosphoribosylamine--glycine ligase, with amino-acid sequence MKILVIGSGGREHALVWKLKQSPQVERIFCIPGNGGIVQDAECVKIDINDLDALAGFAQDQAVGLTVVGPEAPLVAGIADIFMRRGLKVFGPSAKAAQLEGSKGFAKEIMKKYGIPTGDAMLFNDYGRAVAYLETFPAPYVIKADGLAAGKGVIIAPDMDAARAAVRSCLVERAFGPAGQTVLIEEHLSGQELSVLAFSDGKDVIPMAPAQDYKRAFDNDEGPNTGGMGSYSPVPVVTPGLYKKIVETILRPTIRGMAAEGIEYKGILYAGLMLTDSGPKVIEFNVRFGDPETQAILPRLKSDLLEPMLAVANSDLSGVTLTWTKDVCVSVVLASGGYPGDYSTGYEINGLEEAATVPGVQVFHAGTRLNDSGDIVTSGGRVMNVSAIGADFKEARDRAYAAVEKIHFDGIHYRNDIALRAVEA